One part of the Ovis canadensis isolate MfBH-ARS-UI-01 breed Bighorn chromosome 8, ARS-UI_OviCan_v2, whole genome shotgun sequence genome encodes these proteins:
- the CITED2 gene encoding cbp/p300-interacting transactivator 2 — MADHMMAMNHGRFPDGTNGLHHHPAHRMGMGQFPSPHHHQQQQPQHAFNALMGEHIHYGASNMNASSGIRHAMGPGTVNGGHPPSALAPAARFNNSQFMGPPVASQGGSLPASMQLQKLNNQYFNHHPYPHNHYMPDLHPAAGHQMNGTNQHFRDCNPKHSGGSSTPGGSGGSSTPGGSAGTSGGGAGSSNSGGGSGGGSSSNMPASVAHVPAAVLPPNVIDTDFIDEEVLMSLVIEMGLDRIKELPELWLGQNEFDFMTDFVCKQQPSRVSC, encoded by the coding sequence ATGGCAGACCATATGATGGCCATGAACCACGGGCGCTTCCCCGACGGCACCAATGGGCTGCACCACCACCCTGCCCACCGCATGGGTATGGGGCAATTTCCTAGCCCCCATcatcaccagcagcagcagccgcaacaCGCCTTCAACGCCCTGATGGGCGAGCACATACACTACGGCGCGAGCAACATGAATGCCTCGAGCGGCATCAGGCACGCGATGGGGCCGGGGACTGTAAACGGAGGGCACCCCCCGAGCGCTCTGGCCCCCGCGGCCAGGTTTAACAACTCCCAGTTTATGGGCCCCCCGGTGGCCAGCCAGGGAGGCTCCCTGCCAGCCAGCATGCAGCTGCAGAAGCTCAACAACCAGTATTTCAACCATCACCCCTACCCCCACAACCACTACATGCCGGATTTGCACCCTGCTGCGGGCCACCAGATGAACGGGACAAACCAGCACTTCCGAGATTGCAACCCCAAGcacagcggcggcagcagcaccCCCGGCGGCTCGGGCGGCAGCAGCACCCCCGGCGGCTCCGCGGGCACTTCGGGCGGCGGCGCGGGCAGCAGCAatagcggcggcggcagcggcggcggcagcagcagcaacatgcccGCCTCCGTGGCCCACGTCCCTGCTGCAGTGCTGCCGCCCAATGTCATAGACACTGATTTCATCGACGAGGAAGTGCTCATGTCCTTAGTGATAGAAATGGGTTTGGACCGCATCAAGGAGCTGCCCGAACTCTGGCTGGGGCAAAACGAGTTTGATTTTATGACGGACTTCGTGTGCAAACAACAGCCCAGCAGAGTAAGCTGTTGA